The Candidatus Eisenbacteria bacterium genome contains the following window.
ACGGGGCCGCCCCTTCGTTGCCGTGAACTGCTCGGCCATCCCGGAAGAGCTGATCGAGTCCGAGCTCTTCGGACACGAGCGAGGGGCGTTCACGGGCGCCACGCAGGCGCGACGCGGCAGGTTCGAGGAGGCTCACGGCGGGACGCTCTTCCTGGACGAGGTCGGCGACCTGAGCCCGCGCGCGCAGACGAAGCTCCTCCGCGTGCTCCAGGAGGGCGAGTTCCAGCGCGTCGGCGGCAACCGCACGATCCGCGTGGACGTGCGCGTGATCGCGGCGACGAACCGGAGCCTCATCGACCGGACGCGGAACGATCCCTTCCGGGAGGACCTGTACTTCCGGCTGGCGGTGGTGCCCATCGCCACGCCGCCGCTCCGCGAGCGAGCGGAGGACATCCCGCTCCTCGTCGAGCACTTCGCGGCGAGCCTCGCGGGCGAGAGCGGAGGACGGCCGAAGCGCTTCACGGTCGAAGCGCTGCGGCTCCTCTCCCGCCATCCCTTTCCGGGGAACGTTCGCGAGCTCCGGAATCTCGTGGAGCGGCTCCTCATCATGACCCCCTCGGGATCGATCGGTCCCGAGCACGTGCGCGCGGTTCTGCCTCGCGAGGACCGCGCGCCCGATGCCGCGAACGGCCTTCGGCTCGGGGATCTCGTCCAGCGCTTCGAGCGCGCGCAGATCGAAGCCGCGCTCGACGCCTGCGGCGGAAACGTCACGCAGGCCGCGTCGCGGCTCGGGCTCGAGCGGAGCCACCTCTACAAGAAGATGCGGAAGCTCGGCTGGAAGGCGGAGCCGTGACCGCGCCGGACCATCCCGCGAGCCCGCGATACCGCGTCGTCCGGAGGCTCGGCACGGGCGGCATGGGCGAGGTGTTCCTGGCGGACGACACGCGACTCGCGCGCCGCGTCGCGCTCAAGGTGCTCCCCATGGACGTGTGCGGGGACCCGGTGCGCCGCGAGCGGTTCCTCCGCGAGGCCCGCGCGGCCGCGATGCTCACGCACCCGAACGTCTGCGCCGTGTACGACACCGGCGAGGACGAATCCGGGTGCGTCTACATCGCCATGGAGCTGATCGAGGGCGCGACCCTCGCCGACCGGCTGGCGGCGGGTCCCCTTCCCGAGCCCGACGTCGTCGAGATCGCGATCCAGGCCGCGGACGCGCTGGAGGACGCGCACCGGCGCGGGCTCGTGCACCGCGATCTCAAGCCGTCCAACCTCATGCTGGACGCGAGGGGGCGGGTCAAGATCGTGGACTTCGGGATCGCCTCGCGCGTGGTCGCCGCGAGCGACGAGACCGCGCCGGTCGCGCTCACGGGACCGGGCGAGATGATCGGCACGGTGGCGTACATGAGCCCGGAGCAGGCGCTCGGGCGTACCGTGGATCCCCGCTCGGACATTTTCAGCCTCGGCGTGGTGCTCTACCAGCTCGCTTCGGGACGCATTCCCTTCCCCGGCTCGAACCTGGTCGAGACCATCGCCTCGATCCTCCATGCGAGTCCGCCGCCGCTCGACCGGGCCCGGGTATCGGAGGGACTGGAGCGTCTGATCCGCACGTGCCTCGAGAAGGATCCCGCGCGCCGTTATGGGTCGATGTCGGAGGTGCTCCGCGAGCTTCGGGGCCTCGGGGAGCGCGCCGGGACGCCCACGACGCCCGTCCACAACCTGCCGACTGCGACCACG
Protein-coding sequences here:
- a CDS encoding protein kinase, which gives rise to MTAPDHPASPRYRVVRRLGTGGMGEVFLADDTRLARRVALKVLPMDVCGDPVRRERFLREARAAAMLTHPNVCAVYDTGEDESGCVYIAMELIEGATLADRLAAGPLPEPDVVEIAIQAADALEDAHRRGLVHRDLKPSNLMLDARGRVKIVDFGIASRVVAASDETAPVALTGPGEMIGTVAYMSPEQALGRTVDPRSDIFSLGVVLYQLASGRIPFPGSNLVETIASILHASPPPLDRARVSEGLERLIRTCLEKDPARRYGSMSEVLRELRGLGERAGTPTTPVHNLPTATTTFVGRERELQELDDLLAAHRLVTLTGAGGSGKTRLSIELARRCLSRYRDGAWQASLASLEDAGRIASTLADLIGLHETNEGEVLEQLSAHLSQRTLLLVLDNCEHVLAGAAAVIETLLQSAPGVSLLATSRESLNVPGERVWPVPTLSVPAAGEARSPGEALRFGAVRLFVERATAR
- a CDS encoding sigma-54 dependent transcriptional regulator; its protein translation is MPSLLIVDDEPNIRKSLEGALGREGYDVDGAASLGEARAALRETYDFVLLDVWLPDGSGLDLLEEIRAQAPETEVLMMSGHATIDAAVRATRLGAYDFLEKPVSLERLLVLLRNAGRAAALEAENRRLRASWSRSIVGDAPAVRRLLEEIALAGPSGARVLIQGEHGTGKELVARALHDASPRRGRPFVAVNCSAIPEELIESELFGHERGAFTGATQARRGRFEEAHGGTLFLDEVGDLSPRAQTKLLRVLQEGEFQRVGGNRTIRVDVRVIAATNRSLIDRTRNDPFREDLYFRLAVVPIATPPLRERAEDIPLLVEHFAASLAGESGGRPKRFTVEALRLLSRHPFPGNVRELRNLVERLLIMTPSGSIGPEHVRAVLPREDRAPDAANGLRLGDLVQRFERAQIEAALDACGGNVTQAASRLGLERSHLYKKMRKLGWKAEP